In one window of Ovis aries strain OAR_USU_Benz2616 breed Rambouillet chromosome 5, ARS-UI_Ramb_v3.0, whole genome shotgun sequence DNA:
- the LOC101109093 gene encoding olfactory receptor 7A17-like, which produces MFLSMYLITLFGNLLIILAVSSDSHLHTPMYFFISSLSFVDICFTTTTILKMLINIQIQSRVISYGGCITQMYFYILFAALDDFLLTVMAYDRFLAICHPLHYTAIMNPWLCGLLVLACWIFSTLLSLLESLLVLQLSFCTDLEIPHFFCEIKQVVQLACCDTFLNDMIMYFTAVLLGGGPLAGILYSKIVFSVHRISSPRGKYKAFSTCVSHLSVVFLYYCSSLGVYLSSAATHSSHSSATASAMYTGHTHAEPLRLQSEK; this is translated from the coding sequence ATGTTCCTCTCCATGTATCTGATCACTTTGTTTGGAAATCTGCTCATCATCCTGGCTGTCAGTTCAGACTCCCATCTTCACACTCCCATGTACTTCTTCATCTCCAGCTTGTCCTTTGTTGACATCTGTTTCACTACCACAACCATCCTAAAGATGTTAATAAATATACAGATCCAGAGCAGAGTTATATCCTATGGCGGGTGCATCACCCAGATGTATTTTTACATACTGTTTGCAGCACTGGATGATTTTCTTTTGactgtgatggcctatgaccgcttctTGGCCATCTGCCACCCCCTGCACTACACAGCCATCATGAACCCCTGGCTCTGTGGACTGCTGGTGCTGGCGTGCTGGATCTTTAGTACCCTGCTCTCCTTGTTAGAAAGCTTACTGGTGTTACAGCTGTCCTTCTGTACAGATTTGGAAATCCCTCACTTTTTCTGTGAAATCAAACAGGTTGTACAACTTGCCTGTTGTGACACGTTTCTTAATGATATGATTATGTATTTTACAGCAGTGCTGTTGGGTGGTGGCCCCCTGGCTGGTATTCTTTACTCTAAGATAGTGTTCTCCGTACATAGAATCTCATCACCTCGGGGGAAATATAAAGCATTCTCCACCTGTGTATCCCACCTCTCGGTTGTCTTCCTATATTATTGTTCAAGCCTAGGAGTGTACCTTAGCTCGGCTGCTACCCACAGCTCACACTCAAGTGCAACAGCCTCGGCGATGTACACTGGTCACACCCATGCCGAACCCCTTCGTCTACAGTCTGAGAAATAA